A part of Anaerotignum faecicola genomic DNA contains:
- the ytvI gene encoding sporulation integral membrane protein YtvI, with the protein MWTFYEKNKQAIHDIVLLLAAVLGCCLFFRYLFRIFLPFLIGWLLSLLFNPLADRLQKFHIPRGISAIIGILLLFALLGLLGFWSGTGLIAKLKELSENLPHYISLFETGLAHFWTRFDTLAQRLPKTLQVFFSSLQTDSSGFLLSLVPKGSATGKLGGVSGFFIAFFVSLISAYFFTKDRDLLRRQYEIHIAPLFGLSVYTTKQELKASVLGYLKTQLILMGFVFIVTLIGMLVLHSPHPLLLSILIAIIDALPFFGSGFILWPGAIYFFTRGNTFLSVGYLALYGIIQITRQILQPKILGTQIGLHPLLTLFSMYFGFKCIGVFGLILGPIVAVVLKALFHARKQNRELQKPL; encoded by the coding sequence ATGTGGACATTTTACGAAAAAAATAAACAAGCCATTCATGATATTGTCCTGCTGCTTGCGGCGGTGCTTGGCTGCTGTCTGTTCTTTCGCTATCTTTTTCGGATTTTCCTGCCATTCCTCATCGGGTGGCTGTTGAGCCTGCTGTTTAACCCTCTGGCAGACCGCCTGCAGAAATTTCATATTCCCCGCGGCATCAGTGCCATCATCGGGATTCTGCTGCTGTTTGCCCTGTTGGGACTGCTCGGCTTCTGGAGCGGCACAGGGCTGATTGCCAAGCTGAAGGAGCTTTCCGAAAATCTGCCGCACTATATCAGCCTGTTTGAAACGGGGCTTGCACATTTCTGGACACGGTTTGATACCCTTGCGCAGAGGCTGCCAAAGACATTACAGGTCTTTTTCTCCAGCCTGCAAACGGATTCCTCCGGCTTTCTGCTCTCCCTTGTTCCCAAGGGCAGCGCAACAGGCAAGCTTGGCGGTGTTTCCGGCTTTTTCATTGCGTTTTTTGTATCACTGATTTCCGCTTATTTCTTCACAAAGGACAGAGACCTGCTGCGCCGGCAGTATGAAATTCATATTGCGCCGCTGTTCGGGCTTTCCGTCTATACCACAAAGCAGGAATTAAAGGCTTCTGTCCTGGGCTATCTCAAAACGCAGCTGATTCTGATGGGCTTTGTTTTTATCGTCACTCTCATCGGGATGCTGGTGCTGCATTCGCCTCATCCGCTGCTGCTGAGTATTCTGATTGCTATTATCGATGCCCTGCCCTTCTTCGGCAGCGGGTTCATCCTCTGGCCGGGCGCAATCTATTTCTTTACCAGAGGAAATACCTTCCTTTCCGTCGGCTATCTGGCACTTTATGGCATCATCCAAATAACGCGGCAAATCCTACAGCCGAAAATTCTTGGCACGCAGATTGGGCTGCATCCCCTGCTGACACTGTTCTCCATGTATTTCGGCTTTAAGTGCATCGGGGTATTCGGGCTGATTTTAGGGCCTATCGTTGCGGTTGTGCTGAAAGCACTTTTCCACGCAAGGAAGCAGAACAGAGAGCTACAGAAGCCTTTATAA
- a CDS encoding TraX family protein, translated as MGREQRQFIQFIAALTMLIDHIGMVFFPSAIGFRAIGRLSFPLFAFGIAEGVRYTHCFWRYFGRILLTAVLSQPIYMLLFGITQGNPLFMLAWGAAALYFFRQGKKTVAAVLLIGSYFADMSYGWYGVWTIFCFGLYAERESRCFYGQLLLNILYGLKTRAWIQLLSLFSFGFLDGKWRVAAFSKKLPRYFFYVFYPLHLLVLWGIKAGIS; from the coding sequence ATGGGAAGGGAACAGCGGCAATTCATACAGTTTATTGCGGCACTGACCATGCTGATTGACCACATCGGCATGGTTTTTTTTCCGAGTGCCATTGGCTTTCGTGCCATCGGGCGGCTTTCGTTTCCGTTGTTTGCCTTCGGCATTGCCGAGGGGGTGCGCTATACGCATTGCTTTTGGCGGTATTTCGGGCGAATTCTTCTGACAGCAGTCCTTTCTCAGCCGATTTATATGCTTCTGTTCGGCATCACACAGGGCAATCCCTTATTCATGCTGGCATGGGGTGCGGCGGCGCTGTATTTCTTTCGTCAGGGGAAAAAGACGGTTGCGGCGGTACTGCTTATCGGCTCTTATTTTGCTGACATGAGCTATGGCTGGTATGGTGTCTGGACGATTTTCTGCTTCGGGCTTTATGCAGAACGGGAAAGTCGCTGCTTTTACGGACAGCTGCTGCTGAATATTCTGTATGGCTTGAAAACAAGGGCATGGATTCAGCTATTGTCTCTCTTTTCCTTTGGCTTTTTGGATGGGAAATGGCGTGTGGCGGCGTTTTCAAAAAAACTGCCGCGTTATTTCTTTTATGTGTTTTATCCCCTGCATCTACTGGTGCTTTGGGGCATCAAGGCAGGAATCTCATAG
- the cysK gene encoding cysteine synthase A has product MAKIYKSVEELIGNTPLLELTKIEKGTGATLLAKVEALNPGGSAKDRIAKRMVEDAEKAGILKEGATIIEPTSGNTGIGLALMAAARGYRAIIVMPDSMSMERRLLMTAFGAELVLTEGKQGMKGAVEKAEELAKEIPNSFIAGQFVNPSNPAAHYETTGPEIWADTDGKVDIFVAGIGTGGTITGVGKYLKEKNPAVQIVAVEPAASPLLSKGVAGPHGIQGIGANFVPDVLNTDIYDEIVTVTNEDAYAAGRSLAREEGLLSGISAGAAVHAAKEIAKRPENAGKNIVVFLPDTGDRYLSTPMFQE; this is encoded by the coding sequence ATGGCTAAGATTTATAAAAGTGTAGAAGAACTGATTGGCAACACACCCTTACTGGAGCTGACAAAGATTGAAAAGGGAACGGGCGCAACTCTGCTGGCAAAGGTAGAAGCGCTGAACCCCGGCGGCAGTGCGAAGGATCGTATCGCAAAGCGCATGGTGGAGGATGCGGAAAAGGCAGGCATCCTGAAGGAGGGCGCAACCATCATTGAGCCCACAAGCGGCAACACAGGCATTGGTCTGGCACTGATGGCGGCGGCAAGAGGCTATCGTGCAATCATCGTTATGCCTGACAGCATGAGCATGGAACGCAGACTGCTGATGACAGCCTTTGGTGCGGAGCTGGTGCTGACAGAGGGCAAGCAGGGCATGAAGGGTGCAGTGGAAAAGGCGGAGGAGCTGGCAAAGGAAATCCCCAATTCCTTCATTGCAGGGCAGTTTGTGAACCCCTCCAATCCGGCGGCGCATTATGAAACCACAGGCCCCGAAATCTGGGCAGATACCGATGGTAAGGTGGATATTTTCGTTGCGGGCATCGGCACAGGCGGCACAATCACAGGCGTAGGCAAATATCTGAAGGAAAAGAACCCTGCGGTGCAGATTGTTGCAGTAGAGCCGGCAGCCTCCCCCCTGCTGTCCAAGGGTGTTGCAGGCCCTCATGGGATTCAGGGGATCGGCGCAAACTTCGTACCCGATGTTCTGAATACAGATATTTATGATGAAATTGTTACTGTAACGAATGAAGATGCGTATGCGGCAGGCAGAAGCCTTGCGAGAGAGGAAGGTCTGCTGTCCGGTATTTCCGCAGGTGCGGCGGTACATGCGGCGAAGGAGATTGCAAAGCGCCCCGAAAATGCAGGCAAAAACATTGTGGTATTCCTGCCGGATACGGGCGACAGATATCTCTCCACTCCTATGTTCCAGGAATAA
- a CDS encoding methionyl aminopeptidase, translated as MKIGRNDPCWCGSGKKYKSCHAAFDDKLAAYQLKHIPVPNHKLIKTPEQLEGIRKAGKLNTAILDMVAENIKAGMSTDDINTLVHNYTVEHGGIPAPLGYQGFPKSVCTSVNDAICHGIPDPNQILQDGDIINVDVTTILDGYYADASRMFLIGNVCDEARKLVEVTKESVDLALKEVKPWGRLGDIGAVISEYVHQHGYTVLRDIGGHGVGNDFHEDPYVCHIGKRGTGMLLVPGMVFTIEPMVNEGKEDFFVDEENEWTVYTEDGSLSAQWEYTVAVTEDGVEIITH; from the coding sequence ATGAAAATCGGTAGAAATGACCCCTGCTGGTGCGGCAGCGGCAAAAAATACAAATCCTGCCACGCGGCTTTTGATGATAAGCTGGCAGCGTATCAATTAAAGCATATTCCCGTTCCCAATCATAAGCTGATTAAAACCCCCGAACAGCTAGAAGGCATCCGCAAGGCAGGCAAGCTGAATACAGCAATTCTGGATATGGTTGCGGAAAATATCAAGGCAGGCATGTCCACAGACGATATCAATACACTGGTGCATAACTACACCGTAGAGCATGGCGGTATCCCTGCGCCTCTGGGCTATCAGGGCTTCCCCAAGAGCGTCTGCACCTCTGTGAACGATGCTATTTGTCATGGTATCCCCGATCCCAATCAAATCCTGCAGGATGGCGATATCATCAATGTTGACGTTACCACCATTCTGGATGGCTATTATGCCGACGCTTCCCGTATGTTCCTGATTGGTAATGTCTGCGACGAGGCGAGAAAGCTGGTTGAGGTAACAAAGGAATCCGTTGATTTAGCCCTGAAGGAAGTAAAGCCTTGGGGCAGACTGGGCGATATCGGCGCAGTGATCAGCGAGTATGTCCATCAGCATGGCTATACTGTTCTGCGTGATATCGGCGGTCATGGGGTCGGCAATGATTTCCATGAGGACCCGTATGTCTGCCATATCGGCAAGAGAGGAACAGGGATGCTTCTTGTGCCCGGCATGGTCTTTACAATTGAACCCATGGTAAACGAAGGCAAAGAGGATTTCTTCGTAGATGAAGAAAACGAATGGACGGTTTATACCGAGGACGGCTCTCTTTCCGCCCAGTGGGAATATACCGTTGCCGTAACCGAGGACGGCGTAGAAATTATCACACACTAA
- a CDS encoding alpha/beta hydrolase family protein — protein MDLKYLTKEGSWEKNPPDLQAEVLQGKRGRLLVTIYRAGGAGLHPTVLLSHGFPGIEKNFDLAQALRRIGFHVVLYHYSGSWGSDGAYAYAHNLEDADTLLEFIETNTTYGFDKERLFVAGHSVGGFVTAQLLAAHPELKAAVLLAPCDLGGVMGFADDTEPKRLLMDIFEGGPIWLNGTSPAALYEEVFANQASYRIGALLKRFGKRPVYCLGAVQDECCPPAAHCLPWVEELKKMGGNVVYEALDTDHSFSDTRLQMIEKTAKFLAEQAQKTE, from the coding sequence ATGGATTTGAAATATTTGACGAAGGAAGGCTCATGGGAGAAAAATCCTCCTGATTTACAGGCGGAGGTTTTGCAGGGAAAGCGTGGCAGGCTTCTGGTGACAATTTACCGCGCAGGCGGCGCAGGGCTGCATCCGACGGTTTTGCTGAGTCATGGCTTTCCGGGTATTGAAAAGAATTTTGATTTAGCGCAGGCACTGCGGCGCATTGGTTTTCATGTAGTGCTGTATCATTACAGCGGCAGCTGGGGCAGTGATGGAGCGTATGCCTATGCGCATAATCTGGAGGATGCAGATACCCTTCTGGAATTTATCGAAACGAATACGACCTACGGCTTTGATAAAGAGAGGCTGTTTGTGGCAGGGCATAGCGTTGGCGGCTTTGTAACGGCACAGCTTCTGGCGGCGCATCCGGAGCTGAAAGCGGCGGTTCTGCTTGCTCCCTGCGATTTGGGCGGCGTGATGGGCTTTGCGGATGATACGGAGCCGAAGCGGCTGTTGATGGATATTTTTGAGGGCGGTCCGATTTGGCTGAACGGAACCTCTCCTGCGGCATTATATGAGGAGGTTTTCGCCAATCAGGCAAGCTATCGCATTGGGGCATTGCTGAAACGCTTTGGGAAACGTCCGGTTTATTGCTTAGGTGCGGTGCAGGATGAGTGCTGTCCGCCTGCGGCGCATTGCCTGCCTTGGGTAGAGGAGCTGAAGAAAATGGGTGGAAATGTGGTTTATGAAGCATTGGACACCGACCATTCCTTCAGTGACACCAGATTGCAGATGATTGAGAAAACAGCAAAATTTCTGGCAGAACAGGCGCAGAAAACAGAATAA
- a CDS encoding aldo/keto reductase, which translates to MRYQKLGNTDIDVSVIALGTWGLGGGSVWTDRDSTVEDTRNLLDSCREYGINYIDTAPVYGTGASEELLGRALKGRRQDFILQSKCSLNWRNEGGNFHYERDGYTVNNDTRAAAVKKDVEDSLRRMQTDYLDSVIVHYVCGSFPVEETVGALEDLVREGKIRTYGLSNSQPADLAAYRRVGGKVSVVQEFFSILSPFHGREYFEMCRKNNTVFQTYGVLEEGFLTSPAFLDKEFAKTDIRSRLPWVAPEKKEGLRRAFALWAPMCEEYHCSYAALVEAWALSQYDRMSLLVGMRRALSVEDTAKCLDIRLKAEDIKRMEEAVKAIQVAVLDK; encoded by the coding sequence ATGAGATATCAGAAGCTTGGCAATACGGATATTGATGTTTCCGTGATTGCATTAGGCACATGGGGACTTGGCGGCGGCAGTGTCTGGACGGACAGAGATTCTACGGTAGAGGATACCAGAAATCTGCTGGACAGCTGTCGGGAATATGGCATAAACTATATTGATACCGCGCCGGTTTACGGCACAGGGGCAAGCGAGGAGCTGCTCGGCAGGGCGTTGAAGGGCAGAAGACAGGACTTTATCCTGCAAAGCAAATGCTCTCTGAACTGGAGAAATGAGGGCGGTAATTTCCATTATGAACGCGATGGGTATACCGTCAACAATGACACCCGTGCGGCGGCGGTGAAAAAGGACGTAGAGGATTCTCTGCGCAGAATGCAGACGGATTATCTGGATTCCGTGATTGTGCATTATGTCTGCGGCAGCTTTCCTGTAGAGGAAACGGTCGGCGCGCTGGAGGATCTGGTCAGAGAAGGGAAAATCCGTACCTATGGGCTTTCCAACAGCCAGCCTGCGGATTTGGCGGCATATCGGAGGGTCGGCGGTAAGGTATCCGTTGTGCAGGAATTTTTCAGTATTCTTTCTCCCTTCCATGGCAGAGAATATTTTGAGATGTGCAGAAAAAACAATACTGTATTCCAGACCTACGGCGTATTGGAGGAGGGCTTTCTGACCTCTCCTGCGTTTCTGGATAAGGAATTTGCGAAAACGGACATCCGTTCCAGACTGCCGTGGGTGGCACCCGAAAAGAAGGAAGGACTGCGCCGTGCATTTGCACTCTGGGCACCGATGTGCGAGGAATATCATTGCAGCTATGCGGCATTGGTGGAGGCTTGGGCGCTGTCTCAGTATGACAGAATGAGCCTTCTGGTCGGCATGCGCCGTGCATTGAGCGTAGAGGATACGGCGAAGTGTTTGGATATCAGGCTGAAGGCGGAGGATATCAAGCGCATGGAGGAGGCTGTAAAGGCAATTCAGGTTGCGGTTCTGGATAAATAG
- a CDS encoding LysR family transcriptional regulator, giving the protein MDIKNLVTFIHVAELRSFTKAGDKLGYSQSTVSFQIRQLENELGVPLFERINRTVTLTEHGIRLLRSAYKINELLESFQEETKAETKVHGRVRLAIADSLSSEVIRRIFPELHRKYPDITLECISAGTQEMFRLLNQNEADIVYTLDNHIYDTNYVIQQESRIGVHFVCAAGNALAAGDAIALTELVKQPFLLTEKGMSYRRMLDEKLAAHSLEIQPVFVSGNAGLIASLVEQNAGLALLPDYITKPYIEKGALCYLNVPEMEIEIWTQLLHHREKWVSEPMRIVIDHLRRCML; this is encoded by the coding sequence ATGGATATCAAAAATCTGGTTACTTTCATACATGTAGCGGAGCTGCGCAGCTTCACGAAGGCGGGGGATAAGCTAGGCTATTCCCAATCAACGGTTTCCTTTCAGATTCGCCAGCTGGAAAATGAATTGGGTGTGCCCTTATTCGAGAGAATCAACCGCACGGTTACACTGACGGAGCACGGGATTCGTCTGCTGCGCTCTGCTTACAAAATCAATGAGCTTTTGGAAAGCTTTCAGGAGGAAACGAAAGCGGAAACGAAGGTGCATGGGCGTGTGCGTCTGGCGATTGCGGATTCCCTGAGCAGTGAGGTGATTCGGCGCATTTTTCCGGAGCTGCACCGCAAATATCCCGATATTACGCTGGAGTGCATTTCCGCCGGCACGCAGGAGATGTTTCGCCTTTTAAACCAGAATGAAGCGGATATTGTGTATACGCTGGATAACCATATTTACGATACGAATTATGTGATACAGCAGGAAAGTCGGATTGGGGTGCATTTTGTTTGTGCGGCAGGCAATGCCTTGGCGGCAGGGGATGCCATTGCTTTGACAGAATTGGTGAAGCAGCCGTTTCTGCTGACCGAAAAGGGTATGAGCTACCGCCGGATGCTGGATGAGAAACTTGCGGCACATTCCTTGGAGATTCAGCCTGTTTTTGTCAGCGGGAATGCAGGGCTGATTGCGTCCTTGGTGGAGCAGAATGCAGGGCTTGCGCTTTTGCCTGATTATATCACGAAGCCGTATATCGAAAAGGGGGCACTGTGCTATCTGAATGTGCCTGAAATGGAAATCGAAATCTGGACACAGCTGCTGCACCATCGGGAAAAATGGGTTTCCGAGCCGATGCGGATTGTGATTGACCATCTGCGGCGGTGTATGCTGTGA